TTCGGCCCACTGCCGGTTCCTTTAAATCCGAAGGTAGAACTTAAAACGGAAGGTTTATAAGACCACTCGCCGGCAAGGGGGTATCTTTTACCACCTACTTCCAGATAAACTTGATCATCGGAAGCCAAAAAACCTCCTTCGCCCCCATTATCTTTTACACAGACAGTAAGGCTGTTCTTACCACCTTTCAATATGCCTGCCGGAATATGGTAATTCCGGTTAGCCATCCAAAAATTAATGTTTCCTACTTGTTTACCATTTACATAAGTTATATCTTCATCATCAACAGCTCCTAGTTGAATACTACCGACTTGACTTTCGGCACTTTCCGGAAGGGTAACTTCCGTACGATACCAGACGACCCCGTCTTCGTTTTTCAGACTGCCTTCCCAAAGGGCAGGCACATGAGTCTTTTTCCAGGAGGTGGTATTATAAGTAGGAGCAAACCATTTTTCTTTTATTCCTTTGTCGGTTTGCATGGATGATTTAAAACGTTCGATATCCTTCATGGAATATCCCAAGGATTTTTCCAGAGTTTTGCCTTTGTAGGAGGAATAGTCGGAATTCTCCATCGCTGCCTGCCAACTGGTCCATGTTTCGATGTCCGTTCCTCCCCAGGAAGAATGGATTAAGCCGATAGGCACGTCCAATTCCTCTTCCAAGGCTTGTCCGAAGAAATAGGCGGCTGCCGAAAAATTAGGGGTAGTAGAAGGGTTACATTCTTCCCAAGAGCCACTTGGGATGTCCTCGCATTCTTCGGTTTGGATGGTCTTGGGAACAGTAAGCAGGCGGATTTGCTTGTTTGCCGATTTTTGAATCGCTTCTTCCGCTCCTTTTGCGGAATTCAGGTTAAACTCCATATTCGACTGCCCGCTACAGAGCCAAACGTCTCCTATCAATATATTATCGAACGTAACGGTGTTATCTTTTCCTTTAATCGTCATTTGGAAAGGACCGCCATACTCCATCGGGGGCAATTCGATTTTCCATTTTCCATCTTTTCCAGCCTGACCACTTTTTGTCGTGCCGTTAAATTCAATGGTTACAGTTTCCTTTTTATCTGCATTTCCCCATACGGATATAGACATTTCACGTTGTAAGACCATGTTGTCCGAAAAGAACTTGGGAAGCGTTACCTTGGCATCCACAGGCACTGACAAGCCGAGCCAAAGAACTAATAACGAGAACTTGATAAGTTTTTTCATCTGTTTTATTTTTTAGTAATACTCAGAGATTTTGGATGATTTCTATTTTTCGTACTTTAGGCTGGGCAATGGAATAGATCTTATCTACCAGCAGGTCCATTTCTTTTGTCCAGGCATCCCGGATTTCAGGGTGCATCGCTTTGGTGAAATTATCTAAATGTCCAGCCAGGAAAATATTGTGTTGCAAGTTAGCACGGATAGAATCGAGCGCTTCCTGATTATCGGCAAAAAGCAATCCTTTAGGTTTGAGGATGGCAAATTCCGTCCATGCATACTCCCGGAAACGTTTTTCTATCTCCCAACGTGCTTCATTGAGGTGCATTATTTTTACGGCCTGCTGATATTGCGGGGTATTGGTCAATTCCCCCATGTTGATACCTTGTTCCAGTTCTATGGCGGTAAAATCTGCAATTTTATTACCATCGATTACTAGGGTATAATTACCGCTTAAACCTTGAATACAAAGTGTTTCCCGGTTGAGATCATCGATTAACGGGACGTATCGGGCAGCTGCAGCCTGGCTGCGTTTCTTACCCCAGCCACGAGGCACGGTATCTAGAGGATAAGGCAAGGCTTTGGCCAGATAATTAAAAGACAAATTTCCTTGTAGATTCACTTCCAAGTTACTTATATAGCAGTTTTCTTGTTGTTTAACTTTCCGGTCTTTCGCATCGATACGGATAGCGGCCACAGGTTTTCCCGCTAAACCTTGAGCTTTCAGGAAGAAATAAGCCATCAGCATATTTCCGTCATTATCGGGATGGATTCGGTCGCCTTGCATAAGGGTAAAGCGCGGATCTTTCTGTTGCTGTTGCCCGTTGATTTCCAACATGGGAGCGTTGAAGTCTACAAAGGCCCAATTGTTTTCGCGGGCAGTTTCTTCTTGCATCCGGATAATGGAGCGGATAGTTTCATTTTTTTTCTTAAAGGGGGGAGTTTTTTCATCTTCACAAGTTTCGTCATACGGGGAACTGCCTATCAGGATAACTCGAGTTTCGGGGTGAGCTTTCATTATTTTCCGTATTTCCCGGAAGGTGCTGTCTACCTTCTGCAAGCGTTGGTTCACAAAGGATTGTGCATTATCCGAGTTGTACTCGTAATATCCGCTGTCGTTCATGCCGAAAGTAAGGGTAAGAACGGTAGGTTTTTTGGCGTAGGCATCTTCTTCGATCCGGTTCAGGATATCCCAAGATGTATCCCCCCCAATTCCGGCACTGTACATTTGCATACGTTGCCGGGGGAAACGGGTCATGTAATAAAGCCAGATATAAGAGTGGTAGTGTCCGCCTTCGGTAATGCTGTTGCCTACGAAGACTACCCGGTCGCCTGCACGGAACGGCGCGGGTGTTTGTTGTGCCTGCGTAACGAGTGTTATGGCAAGGAACAAGAGAATAATGCATGTTGTTTTCATAAGAATGTATTTCATTTTATAAGAATATCAACTACGTAAACAGGGTAAGGCAGCCCTATCCTATAAACCGGGTTTAGATAAAGAAAACGGCACGGTCTCTTTCGTTATCCCTCTGCTTTTATTCGGCTGGTTTCCCATTTCAAACCGGAGGATACCGCCGTTTATAATATCGCTATAGCGAATATAGTTTTTATTCAACGCATTTCCGTTGAGTGTAGCCGACTGGATATATACATTTTCTTTCCCATTATTACCAGCTTCAATTACAAACTTTTTACCTTCTTCCGTAGTAATTGTCGCTTTTTTAAATAACGGGCTGCCTATCACATATTCGTCCGTACCCGGACAAACGCTGTATAATCCCAAGGCGCTAAGCACATACCAGGACGACATACCTCCCTGGTCTTCGTCACCGGGGTAGCCTCTTTCCGTAGAGTTATATAATCTTTCTACGATTTGCCGTGCCCAGTATTGAGTCTTCCAAGGTTGTCCGGCATAGCTATACAAATAAATCATGTGTTGTATGGGCTGGTTACCATGTGCATATTGTCCCATGCCTGCTAATTCCATCTCTTTCATTTCGTGAATGACGCCTCCGTAGGTTCCCGGCTTGATAATATTAGAGATAGCAAAAACCGAGTCCATTTTGGTTGTAAACTTTTCATCGCTTCCGTATAAATTTATCAGGCCTTGCACATCGTGGAATACCGACCAGGTGTAGTGCCAGGCATTTCCTTCACAATACGGGCCACCCCATTCATACGGGTCGAATGGTTCCTGCCATTTGCCATCCATTCCTTTGCCTCGCATAAATCCGGTGGAAGCATCGAACACATTGCGGTAATTGTACATTTGTTTGGCAAAAACTTCTTCGTAGAACTTATTTCCGGTCATTTTAGCCAATTGGTACCCGCAAAAATCATCGTATGCGTATTCTAATGTCTGGGCTGTAGATCCCAGCGACTCAGGATAAGGTACATATCCGAGTTGAAAATATTCTTTCCAGCATTGACGTCCGTTAGCTCCACCCCAGGGGCCTTTGTTCATTGCTTCGTGGGCATAGGCTTTCAATGCTTTTTCCGGGTCGAATGTACGGATGCCTTTTGCCCATGCATCGGCTAACAGGGAAATAGAGTGATTGCCTATCATTCCTCCTGTTTCTCCGGGGAACGACCACGATGGCAGCCATCCGCACTGTTCCTGTGCCGCCAGCAAAGCATTCATATAACGTCCCTGCATCGTAGGATGAAGAATATTGGTCAATGGGAATTGGGAACGGAACGTATCCCAAAATCCGTTGTCGGTATACATATAGCCGGTATATATTTTGCCGTCGTACGGGCTATAGTAATAAGGTTCGCCTTTCTCATTCCTTTCATAAAATTTACGAGAGAACAAATTTGCACGGAACAGGCAGGAGTAGAATGTTTTCATTTGTTCTACCGTTCCGCCTTCCACTACCACTCTGTTAAGCAGTTCGTTCCATGTTTTTGCGCCTCGTTCTTTTGTTGTTTCCAGCGTTTTATCTTTTTCCAATTCTTGCGCTAAAGTCAGGAAAGCTTGTTCGTAACTGATGTAGGAAGAGGCTGCTTTTGCCTGTACTTTCACTCCTTTTTTGAATTGGATGTAAGCACCGTATCCTTTCCCTTCGCCGGCGAGCTTACCGGGGAATATTTCGTCTTTCTGATTTTCCCATATCCCATAGGATTCAAACGGTTTGTCGAATTGAACAACAAAATAATTACGGAAATTCTTCGAATTATTTACAAAACGCTGATTGTTTACCCAGCCTGTGATTTGTCTTTTTTCCGGGTCTATTTTTATTTCGCTCTTATCCGTGTATCCGTCAATGACCAGATAAGCTTCTTCATTTTTGGGGTAAGAAAAACGCAAATGTACTCCGCGGGTGGTAGGGGCCATTTCCGTAATTACACCATTTTCAAACGCCACTTTATAATAATGGGGTTTGGCCGTTTCTTTACTGTGACTGAATTTTGCAGCTCTTTTTTCCTGATTCACTGTTAGTTTTCCTGCTACCGGCATGAATGAATAAACTGCATAATCACTCACCCACGGGCTACACTGGTGAGATTGACAAAAACCTCGTATATTATCTGCCGAGTATTGATATTTCCATCCTTCTCCGTTTTTCCCGGTTTGCGCGGACCAAGTATGCATGGCGTAGGGCATTCCAGTAGTAGCGTATGTGTTGCCATAACTTAGACCGAAGTGAGAATCCGTACCTTGCAATGTGTTTACGTATTGCACTAAATCTTTTAACTGTGCGTATATTCCGGTTGAAAAGAATGCTGCTAAAGCCAAGAGAATTATTTTTTTCATGTCTACAAAATTTATATCGTTTATTTCCTGTAAGCTATCGTTTGCTTCCTATCAAAAACAGGTACACGTATGAATACGACGAATAAGGTGATAGGATCCCTTTATAGGGAATTGAATTTTTAACAAATGTACATAAAAGTAGCCACTTTCTTGCCTGGTTACAAAAAATGTGGCTCACTTTATTTATTTGTCCGGTTTATTTATATCGCTCTCTTATTCTTCATATACATTTTCCCAATTGAATATGCGGAAAAAGTAAGGACGATAGAAATCCGCACTACCTTTCCGGTTAAAATTATCCGAAAAGTCTTCGCAGCTTGCATTAATAGAGAATACCAGTTCCCCTACCCTTGAAAATTGCGGATGCAAGAATATATTATACAATGTATATAAATGCTGGTCTCCTAACTTATCGATGGTTCCCGGCACAACAAACAAAACTTTTCTATCAGTAAAAGGCCCGTACGGTGTTTCGCTTCGATAAATATAAACTGCTTTGTCAAAATAGCTTCCTTGCCCTACCATATAATAGGTACCCCCCTTCTTGAACACATTGGCCAAGCTGCAATCTTTAGCAATTCCGGAACGTTCTATTTCCGTATTGCCGGGAGGAGTTGCCTGCCACTCAAAGTCGCCGTCTACATTCCGGATATAATATTCCCAGGGGCTTTTTAAATCGTGGGTCCGGCTGCGGGCTACAATAATCTCGTAATTACTGCCTTGCCCATACAGGTAAGTATGTCCGTCTTCATCTTCATACAGAGTATTGCCATAATATTTTTGGCCGGTATGAAAATTATCATCCCTGCTTACCAGTTTCATATAAGTGCCGTCGCCCGGTTTTCCTTCCAGGCTATGTTCCGTGAGGCAACATCCTGCCGGGGCATTGTCGTTTTTCAAATCCACACCTCCCCATATTACCTGAAGTGTTTGTACGCCGGCTTCGTCGGTATAAACAGTCGCGTCACCGGTCCAATAAACGTAATCTTCATCGGTTTTTCCGTTCCGGATTTCTTCGTCCGTCAGTTTAGCCATCGGATGACGCAAATAGGTACGGGCTTTGTAGTAGCCATCCTTGTCCGGGTGTGCGGTTTGTACATAGTCGGCCAACCATATCAGTTGGTTATCCCGGTCTTCTCCTGTTTGTACCATGATGCTATTACGCGGGAAATTGTTGCAGTCGGCAGGACGCATCCTGGTTTCTTCTTCTACCGTTCCATAAAAACTATCGCAAAACGACCAGAATGTATTTCCGTCCGGCAGTGCGGTAGAATATACCCCGTCGCCGCCATTCCAACCCAGAGACCGAGTAAACAACTTATCATATTTTTTATCTTTATAAGCAAATACCCCTTTTGCTTGTTGTCCTGCATTGGAAATAGGTTCCAAGTCCCAATCCGAGGAAACTGCAGGAGGTGTGATAAGAGCTACTCCGGTACTATCCGTTTTTTCATAGGGTACATCCGTTATGTCATAATCATTACAGGCAGTTCCCATACAGACCACCAGGCCGGAAACCCATAGTTTGCCTAATATATATTTATAGTTCTTCATATTGAATTTATTCATTGATGATACATGTTCTTTTAGTTTCTATTTGTAGACGTGCAGTACGGTTATTTACTCTTCAGCCGGCCGTATCATTGTTTCCGTCATCTCATACCAAACGTCTTTATTTTCGGAATTTTTCTCACCGATGGAATAGCAATAATTCAGATAAAAGGTCTTCGATTCCGGGTCGTAAGTAGAAGGTTTCCCTTCTACATCCAGCAACTTGACGGAAAGCCCGCTATCTATGTAGGGTGACAAAGTTACTTTATACATGGAAATAGTTTCCCCGGTAGGTACTCCTTCTTCCATGGCGGGTACGTCTATCGTTTCATCAGGATGGACCGTTACATTTATTCCCCAATGCCGGATTTGGTCTTGTGCCATAGAAAACTTGTTACTAGGTAAAATACGCACTGAGTTTTTTGCAAGCGGTACTACGAGCTTGGTAGAAATGATAGCTACCGGATCTTGGTTTCCCGGTTTAAAACCCCAGTCTTCGGTTCCTTGCAAACTTGTTCCTGTCATGTTATAATAAGTATCTTTCTTGGTAGTTGCATACTCGTTTTTTAAGAATATCTGAAACAAGACATAATTCTTTGTTTTCGAAATCATATAATTCGAGACGGAATCTATTTTCAAGGGGATAAAATAATCACGGTCCGGCGAAAGACCCGTTACATCCACTTGGATAGGAAACAATACATAGGGAGTTTCCGAATTTGCTTTTAACGTCCTGCTCCAATCCTCTATCTTATAGTTTTCCGCAGGTAGTTCCAAACCATATTTATCGTACGAAGTATCGTACATCCGTTTATTGTAGGCTTGCAGATAAGAAAGGTCGTAAGATACCCTCACCGAAACGTCCTGATTAACCGGAGCGGATCCTCCGAAATAGAGAGAAAGGAAATTTACAGTTCCGCCGAACTCAAATTCCTGCCCCGAAACATTTTCATCTTCACTTACGAAATAAATTTCTTTGCGGTATTGTTCATCCTGGTAAAACTCTTTTTCGCATGCGGATAGAGAAACCAAGAGAGCTGGCACTCCAATGCTTGCCAATAGAATATTCGTTAATTTCATATTATTCCTGTTTTTAAAGATTTACATTATTCTTCCCATCCCGGATTCTGGTCCAGCGAAGGAACTTTCCTTAATTCATCGTGATGAATGGGCAATAGCATCATTTTAGGTTTGAATACACGCTCACGAATAATCCGGTGGTTAATAATTACCGGCGCATAGAAACCGGTCCACTCTTTCGCTTCCACATTCATTCCGGTTAAAGGTTGCTTTTCCAAATCTTCCAATATGCCCCAGCGGCGGACATCGTAATAGCGGTGGTTTTCATGGATAAACTCAATCATTTTTTCTCTTTGTAATATCTGGTTGAAAGTTTCCGCCGAAGCCAGCTGCGTATCGGTTACTCCCGGAAGTCCGGCGCGGTAACGAATCAAGTTAAACGCTTTTTTTATTTTTTCCGTGTCACGAGTAAAGGTTTCGCTGCCGATCGTGTGAGAGCCTTGCAAGTTATTCAGGGCTTCCGCATAAATCATTAAGACTTCCGCATACCGGATGATAGGGAATGTTTTCGTCTCGGTACGGGCACCTTCGCCTACTTTTGCGTCTCGGTAATGCACATATTTTTTACATACATAGCCGGTCAGGTTGTAGTAGCCGGGTTGCTCGGCCCTGTTTTTTCCATAATCTGCACCGTCGTGGTATTTTACAATAATATTTCTCTTGGAACTTTCTGTGGTAGATTCGAAAGGCCACAAACAGCCGGAAAAACCGATACTGGCATAAAACCGAGCTTCCCGGTTCGCATACGCTTTGTAGGTTCCGTTTTTTAACGTATAGTTTTCAGAGATGATTTCATCGGTGTTTACTACACACGAATTGTCATACGGGCGAGCTTCATACGGACAAGCCGTACTTGCATTCTCGATGCTTCTTCCGTCCGCCATATAATAAGCGTCGATAATTCTTTGTGGTACGGCTACATCGCTATGGCCGCCTAATCCGGTAGGGAAGACATCGTCAAAGTTGCCGTTCAGTTCGCCTCCGCCGTTACGTCCCCAGATCAGTTCCGGGTTTTGCGAATCTTTCAGCTGTCCGGTAAAAATATCCGAATAGGATTTAAACGGATCGATACCGCCGGGACCGTCGGGATAATTAGAGGCCGATTGTAACTCTGCAGGCAAAGGCCGCGTATACTGGTCGGCCGGTACGGTATAAAGACTGTATACCCCTAACTCCATTACCCGTTTAGCTAATGCGGCAGCTTTCGCCCATTTGCTGTCGTCATACGTTTGGGAAATATAGTTAGCCCCGTCGCTTTTCCGAGTAAAATTACCGAAATATTTCCGGGCAGCCGCTCCGCCGTTATACAGAGGACTGGCAGCCCATAACCTCAAACGGGCAGCTAATGCCAAAGCTGCTCCTTTGGTGGGTCTTCCCAGAAGATCGTTCGGTTGTTTCAGTTCCAGTCCGTTGGCAGCTTCTTCCAGTTCCTTACATACATATTCCACACATTCGTCGAATGTGTTGCGTTCCACAGCATAGTAATCCGGAGATGCATTGGTGCTTAATATCTCATCTCCCACTAAAATGCAGGGGCCGTACGATTGGATCAACCAATAATAAGCATAGGCCCTTAAAAAACGGGCTTGCGAGCGTAATTCTATTTTATCAAAAGCACTCATATCCGGAACTTCGTCAATATGAGGCAGCAATACATTTACCTTACGGATAATTTTATACAGGGTAGGCCAGATATTGAGGTCGTAGACAAAACTCCCCATTACCGAGGAAGAAATCTGATCGATTGTGAGTAAGGTTCCCGGAAAATCCATGGGAAAGATACCGGTAGGCCGGCTGCCGCAACTGATTCCTTCATCGGTAGCCGTTACTCCCGGCACGTTGGAGGCTTGCCATATTCTCCCTTCTACCGGTAACATGGCTGCCGCTCCGTTAAAATACCGCTGGATGTTTCTTTTATTGGCAAATATAGAATCTTCTTTGAAGGTATCTTCGAAATAATCGTCCACATTCAAATAATCACAGGAAGTCATCCATACTGACATACACACAGTGAGAAAAATAAATATCTTTTTCATACGATTCATTCTTATTTAAGTTTATTCTGTTTCATACTTCTCCGTTTAGAAGTGTAAATAAAGCTGTAGGGAATAACGGCCCGGTATAGGATAGGTCTGTCCGGTAGAAGTAGCTTGCTCCGGATCAAACAATTTTACGGAATCCCACACTGCCAGGTTTTCGCACATCAATTGGACGTCCATCGACTGGATACCGAGGAAACGGCGTAAGGCGGCTACTTTCAGGCTGTATGTCAAGCTCAATTCCTGCAATCTCAGATACCGGGCATTTCCCATCCAGAAGGTAGAAGGTTTCGTATTGTTGTCGTTATGCCCGTAATAAAGGCGGGGGAAACGCGCCTCCGGATTTTCGGTTGCCGGGTCACCTGAATAACTTGCCGGGGTCCAACGGTTTGACTGGTCATAGGCCAAGGACAATACATTCCCTCTGTTACCGTTGTTAAAGGGCATGTATCCGTCAAACTTATCTCCGCCGGAACCGCCGTACAGGAACAAATTTTTACCGGTTCCTTTAAATAAGACGTTCAATGTCCAGTTTTTGTAGTGAAATTCGCCTCCGAATCCATACATCATTTGGGGAACACCTGAATTGGCAAACAAAGGGACTTTATCTTCGTCCGTAATTTTTCCGTCGCTGTTTACATCTTTATACTTTATGTCTCCGGGACGTACTGTTCCGAATTGTTTGGGGCTCATGTCCACATCTTGCTGGTCTTTAAATAAGCCTAAAGCAATAAAACCGCGTTGTACACTGTTCGAATATCCGTTTTCTGCTAAATAAGGGTATTTTTGTTCGGCTTGTTCCCAATTCAAGATTTTGTTTTTCGACAAGGTAAAGTTACCGCGCAAGGTAAAATACAGATCTTTGTTCAAGGTCTGGAAGAACTCGAAGTTCCCGTCGCTTCCCCAGCTTTTCATGCTGCCTACGTTACCGAAAGGCATGCTTATTACTCCTACATAATCAGGAATTTGCCTGCGTTCCTGGAAAATCCCGTCCCGTTTGTCATGGAAGTAATCTAAGATGAAGGTGAATTTGTCGTTAAAGAAATGGGCTTCCATTCCGAGGTCGGTTTTATAAGCTTTTTCCCATTGCAGGTTATCTGCTCCTACTTGGCTTTCCGTTAAGCTTCCGGTTCCTCCCCAAGGATTAATTATAGTTCCGTCCTCTTTAATTAATGTAAGGTAAGGAAAGCGGCGGAATGTAATCCGGTCGTTACCTGCCGTACCATACGAAAAACGAAACTTAAGGAAGTTCAGCCATTTTACGTTTTCCTGCATGAATTTATAGGAAGTGGGAATCCAGGCAACCGCCCCGGCAGGAAAGAATCCGAATTGTTTGCCCGGTTCGAAATTCTCCGAGCCGTTATAACCGAAGTTCAAATCTGCCGAATAGGTATCCTGAAAAGAATAGGTAAAACGTCCGGACAAGCTTTGATAGCGTTTGGGAATAGCATCCATACTGGTGGTAGAACCGGAACCGTACGAACTTTCCATGGAATAGTACAGTAATCCTCCTATCCGGTGATCTCCGAATTTGCGTTCGTAATTCAATTTGCTATTAAGGACTAATTTGGAGGAAGTAGATGAGCTATTGGCATAATTCATACTGGTTTCGTCAATCCGTTTTACCAGCTTCAAGCGTCCGGTATTCGTACGTCCGTTGGTATAATATAGAGTTGGCATTTTATACCGGCTTTCGTTAAAACTGCTATAGGTATTCCATGCTCCTTGCAAATCGAAAGTCAATCCTTTCGTAAGCATGGAAAGGTCTTGGGTGATACTGATCGTAGCTTTATTGGTGTAATTTTCATCTTTAGCCGAACCGGTATAATTTAACAATACATGGGGCGGAATATCGCTTCCTTCTCCTACGGAAGGCAATTCGCCACTGGAATAGCGGAGAGGATAAAGCAAGGGGGTTGTTTTAGCTTGCGACTGCCATATCCAGTCCGTCAGGTTCTCACTGCCTGGTTTTCCCATGCTCGGACGGCGGTTTACTGCTAAGAAACCGTCTGCACCCACATATACTTTGGTTGTTTTCGTCAGGTTAATATCCAAATTCAACCGGTAATTATAAGTATTATAACCTACGCCTTTGTTATATTTACTGTCTTCCATAGACTTATAGGCAGCATCTTCGTTCGACATGCCTATACTTACAAAATAACGGGCCACGCTACCACCTCCCTGGGCACTCACATAATAGGTCTTTTGTAAAGAGGTAGATTTCAAGATTTCGTCTTGCCAGTTTATGTTCGGGTATAAATCCGGGTCCAGCCCGTATTTAATAATATCGAGTTCCATATCCGAATAGGTACGCGGCATACCTGATACGGCAGAAGCCTCGTTGGCCAGTTGTGCATATTCATAACCACCCAGGTATTCGGGCAATCTTTTCAATTTGGAAACTGTCAAATTGGCCCGGGCTGTGATTCTCAATTTTTGTTCCAGACCCCGTTTGGTGGTTACCAGCACTACCCCATTCGCGCCTCTGTTTCCGTATACGGCCGTGGCAGAAGCATCTTTTAATACGGAAAAACTTTCTACGTCAGCTGGGTCTATTTGATCCAAAGAGCCTTCCAATCCGTCTATTAAGACCAAGGCACTGCTATTGGCTCCGAAAGTACCGATACCCCGCACCCAAAATTCGGAAATGTTTTTACCCGGTTCACCGCTGCTTTGTACGGAAATAATACCGGCTACACGTCCGCCTAAACTGTTTACGATGTTGGTTGCCGGTACTTCCAGTTCCGAAGGTTTTATGGCTGTGATGGCTCCTGCTACGCTCACTTTCCGTTGGGTCCCCATTCCTACTATCACGACTTCTTCCAGTTCTTCGGATGAAGGCTGTAAGATGATTTGTACTTCCTTTTTATTTCCTTCCACCCGGTATTCAGAATCTTTATAGCCGAGATAAGAAATGATCAGGACATCATATTTTTTCACTTTTATGGTGAATTTCCCATCCAAATCGGTTGTAACTCCTACACCGGGGCTATCTTTTAAATATATATTGGCACCCGGTACGGTTTCATTCCGCTCGTCTTTCACCACACCTGTCAGCATAATGCTTTCCGGTTGTTTATTCTGTGCTTTTGCCGGTAATACCAGTACCAGCATGCAAGCAAATAGTATTAATATTTTATTCATATATAAAGTCGATCTATTATTGTCTTGATTGAATTATTCTATGGCAAAACGACGGATAGCATGGTTTTCCGTATCCGCTATATACATCACCCCTTCCGAATCGATGGTGATTCCTACCGGATGGTCAAATTGGGCTACATCGCTGGAACCGTTCAGGTAACCTGCTTTTCCCGGCAAGCCGGCTACTGTTGACACTTGTTTTGTATCT
The genomic region above belongs to Parabacteroides pacaensis and contains:
- a CDS encoding SusC/RagA family TonB-linked outer membrane protein, yielding MNKILILFACMLVLVLPAKAQNKQPESIMLTGVVKDERNETVPGANIYLKDSPGVGVTTDLDGKFTIKVKKYDVLIISYLGYKDSEYRVEGNKKEVQIILQPSSEELEEVVIVGMGTQRKVSVAGAITAIKPSELEVPATNIVNSLGGRVAGIISVQSSGEPGKNISEFWVRGIGTFGANSSALVLIDGLEGSLDQIDPADVESFSVLKDASATAVYGNRGANGVVLVTTKRGLEQKLRITARANLTVSKLKRLPEYLGGYEYAQLANEASAVSGMPRTYSDMELDIIKYGLDPDLYPNINWQDEILKSTSLQKTYYVSAQGGGSVARYFVSIGMSNEDAAYKSMEDSKYNKGVGYNTYNYRLNLDINLTKTTKVYVGADGFLAVNRRPSMGKPGSENLTDWIWQSQAKTTPLLYPLRYSSGELPSVGEGSDIPPHVLLNYTGSAKDENYTNKATISITQDLSMLTKGLTFDLQGAWNTYSSFNESRYKMPTLYYTNGRTNTGRLKLVKRIDETSMNYANSSSTSSKLVLNSKLNYERKFGDHRIGGLLYYSMESSYGSGSTTSMDAIPKRYQSLSGRFTYSFQDTYSADLNFGYNGSENFEPGKQFGFFPAGAVAWIPTSYKFMQENVKWLNFLKFRFSYGTAGNDRITFRRFPYLTLIKEDGTIINPWGGTGSLTESQVGADNLQWEKAYKTDLGMEAHFFNDKFTFILDYFHDKRDGIFQERRQIPDYVGVISMPFGNVGSMKSWGSDGNFEFFQTLNKDLYFTLRGNFTLSKNKILNWEQAEQKYPYLAENGYSNSVQRGFIALGLFKDQQDVDMSPKQFGTVRPGDIKYKDVNSDGKITDEDKVPLFANSGVPQMMYGFGGEFHYKNWTLNVLFKGTGKNLFLYGGSGGDKFDGYMPFNNGNRGNVLSLAYDQSNRWTPASYSGDPATENPEARFPRLYYGHNDNNTKPSTFWMGNARYLRLQELSLTYSLKVAALRRFLGIQSMDVQLMCENLAVWDSVKLFDPEQATSTGQTYPIPGRYSLQLYLHF
- a CDS encoding RagB/SusD family nutrient uptake outer membrane protein produces the protein MKKIFIFLTVCMSVWMTSCDYLNVDDYFEDTFKEDSIFANKRNIQRYFNGAAAMLPVEGRIWQASNVPGVTATDEGISCGSRPTGIFPMDFPGTLLTIDQISSSVMGSFVYDLNIWPTLYKIIRKVNVLLPHIDEVPDMSAFDKIELRSQARFLRAYAYYWLIQSYGPCILVGDEILSTNASPDYYAVERNTFDECVEYVCKELEEAANGLELKQPNDLLGRPTKGAALALAARLRLWAASPLYNGGAAARKYFGNFTRKSDGANYISQTYDDSKWAKAAALAKRVMELGVYSLYTVPADQYTRPLPAELQSASNYPDGPGGIDPFKSYSDIFTGQLKDSQNPELIWGRNGGGELNGNFDDVFPTGLGGHSDVAVPQRIIDAYYMADGRSIENASTACPYEARPYDNSCVVNTDEIISENYTLKNGTYKAYANREARFYASIGFSGCLWPFESTTESSKRNIIVKYHDGADYGKNRAEQPGYYNLTGYVCKKYVHYRDAKVGEGARTETKTFPIIRYAEVLMIYAEALNNLQGSHTIGSETFTRDTEKIKKAFNLIRYRAGLPGVTDTQLASAETFNQILQREKMIEFIHENHRYYDVRRWGILEDLEKQPLTGMNVEAKEWTGFYAPVIINHRIIRERVFKPKMMLLPIHHDELRKVPSLDQNPGWEE